A DNA window from Syngnathus typhle isolate RoL2023-S1 ecotype Sweden linkage group LG2, RoL_Styp_1.0, whole genome shotgun sequence contains the following coding sequences:
- the LOC133150291 gene encoding gap junction alpha-3 protein-like isoform X2 — MGDWSFLGRLLENAQEHSTVIGKVWLTVLFIFRILVLGAAAEDVWGDEQSDFTCNTQQPGCENVCYDEAFPISHMRFWVLQIIFVSTPTLIYLGHVLHIVRMEEKRREREDENRKLGRHPGDHDPLYHNGDSGWKKEKPPIRDEHGKIRIRGALLRTYIFNIIFKTLFEVGFILGQYFLYGFHLRPLYKCRRWPCPNTVDCFISRPTEKTIFIIFMLAVACLSLVLNLLEIYHLGWKKVKQSVTNEFAADNESLLLGAVRAGDAKTLPEEVSPPALDCLPRYASVSVVGGSVAEGGMDRTLFHSDDLLLQSLPGSIYGGVHRQLTEEKQNWRNMALEMEDANGKNSSGSYPPPSPRISSSSSQPEESSIPPPPESQHSTFPTLPCHARLYLLSLEEALASEEKATVSDDSTVVTKAEMHQPPDMQKSRRVGESSGARARPDDLAV; from the exons ATGGGTGACTGGAGCTTTCTGGGGCGACTGTTGGAGAACGCTCAGGAACACTCCACTGTGATAGGAAAG GTTTGGCTGACCGTCCTCTTCATCTTCCGTATCTTGGTGCTGGGCGCGGCGGCCGAAGACGTGTGGGGCGACGAGCAGTCCGACTTCACTTGCAACACGCAGCAGCCCGGTTGCGAGAATGTTTGCTACGACGAAGCCTTTCCCATCTCCCACATGCGCTTCTGGGTGCTGCAGATTATCTTTGTGTCCACGCCGACCCTAATCTACCTGGGACACGTGCTGCACATTGTACGCATGGAGGAGAAGAGGAGGGAGCGGGAAGACGAGAACAGGAAGTTAGGTCGGCACCCGGGGGACCACGACCCCCTCTACCACAACGGAGACAGCGGTTGGAAGAAGGAGAAGCCGCCGATCCGCGACGAGCACGGCAAAATCCGTATCCGCGGGGCCTTACTGAGGACCTACATCTTCAACATCATTTTCAAGACCCTGTTTGAGGTGGGCTTCATCCTGGGACAGTACTTCCTCTACGGCTTCCACTTGAGGCCACTCTATAAATGCCGCCGCTGGCCCTGTCCCAACACAGTGGACTGCTTTATATCCAG GCCAACTGAAAAAACGATATTTATCATCTTCATGCTGGCGGTGGCTTGCCTTTCATTGGTCCTCAACCTGCTGGAGATCTACCACCTGGGCTGGAAGAAAGTCAAGCAAAGCGTCACGAATGAGTTTGCGGCCGACAACGAGTCCCTGCTGCTGGGCGCAGTGCGAGCCGGAGACGCCAAGACTCTTCCCGAGGAGGTCAGTCCACCGGCGCTCGACTGTTTGCCGAGGTACGCCAGCGTGAGTGTGGTCGGGGGCAGCGTAGCCGAGGGGGGT ATGGACCGCACCTTGTTCCACTCAGATGACCTCCTGTTACAGTCGCTGCCTGGTTCCATTTATGGAGGAGTCCACAGACAGCTGACAGAGGAGAAGCAGAACTGGAGGAACATGGCGTTAGAAATGGAGGACGCCAATGGAAAAAACTCCTCCGGCTCTTACCCTCCTCCCTCACCTCgaatctcctcctcctcctcccagccGGAGGAGTCGAGTATCCCCCCTCCGCCGGAGTCCCAACACTCCACTTTTCCCACGCTCCCTTGCCACGCTCGTCTCTACCTCCTCTCGCTGGAGGAGGCTTTGGCAAGTGAGGAGAAAGCAACGGTGAGCGACGACTCCACCGTGGTTACCAAAGCGGAGATGCATCAGCCTCCTGATATGCAGAAGTCAAGACGGGTGGGCGAGAGCAGCGGCGCCAGGGCTCGGCCTGATGATTTGGCTGTGTAA
- the LOC133150291 gene encoding gap junction alpha-3 protein-like isoform X1, protein MGDWSFLGRLLENAQEHSTVIGKVWLTVLFIFRILVLGAAAEDVWGDEQSDFTCNTQQPGCENVCYDEAFPISHMRFWVLQIIFVSTPTLIYLGHVLHIVRMEEKRREREDENRKLGRHPGDHDPLYHNGDSGWKKEKPPIRDEHGKIRIRGALLRTYIFNIIFKTLFEVGFILGQYFLYGFHLRPLYKCRRWPCPNTVDCFISRPTEKTIFIIFMLAVACLSLVLNLLEIYHLGWKKVKQSVTNEFAADNESLLLGAVRAGDAKTLPEEVSPPALDCLPRYASVSVVGGSVAEGGADSPAEVISLNPDTATGSVKMDRTLFHSDDLLLQSLPGSIYGGVHRQLTEEKQNWRNMALEMEDANGKNSSGSYPPPSPRISSSSSQPEESSIPPPPESQHSTFPTLPCHARLYLLSLEEALASEEKATVSDDSTVVTKAEMHQPPDMQKSRRVGESSGARARPDDLAV, encoded by the exons ATGGGTGACTGGAGCTTTCTGGGGCGACTGTTGGAGAACGCTCAGGAACACTCCACTGTGATAGGAAAG GTTTGGCTGACCGTCCTCTTCATCTTCCGTATCTTGGTGCTGGGCGCGGCGGCCGAAGACGTGTGGGGCGACGAGCAGTCCGACTTCACTTGCAACACGCAGCAGCCCGGTTGCGAGAATGTTTGCTACGACGAAGCCTTTCCCATCTCCCACATGCGCTTCTGGGTGCTGCAGATTATCTTTGTGTCCACGCCGACCCTAATCTACCTGGGACACGTGCTGCACATTGTACGCATGGAGGAGAAGAGGAGGGAGCGGGAAGACGAGAACAGGAAGTTAGGTCGGCACCCGGGGGACCACGACCCCCTCTACCACAACGGAGACAGCGGTTGGAAGAAGGAGAAGCCGCCGATCCGCGACGAGCACGGCAAAATCCGTATCCGCGGGGCCTTACTGAGGACCTACATCTTCAACATCATTTTCAAGACCCTGTTTGAGGTGGGCTTCATCCTGGGACAGTACTTCCTCTACGGCTTCCACTTGAGGCCACTCTATAAATGCCGCCGCTGGCCCTGTCCCAACACAGTGGACTGCTTTATATCCAG GCCAACTGAAAAAACGATATTTATCATCTTCATGCTGGCGGTGGCTTGCCTTTCATTGGTCCTCAACCTGCTGGAGATCTACCACCTGGGCTGGAAGAAAGTCAAGCAAAGCGTCACGAATGAGTTTGCGGCCGACAACGAGTCCCTGCTGCTGGGCGCAGTGCGAGCCGGAGACGCCAAGACTCTTCCCGAGGAGGTCAGTCCACCGGCGCTCGACTGTTTGCCGAGGTACGCCAGCGTGAGTGTGGTCGGGGGCAGCGTAGCCGAGGGGGGTGCCGACAGTCCCGCCGAGGTAATCTCCTTAAATCCCGACACGGCAACCGGTTCTGTCAAGATGGACCGCACCTTGTTCCACTCAGATGACCTCCTGTTACAGTCGCTGCCTGGTTCCATTTATGGAGGAGTCCACAGACAGCTGACAGAGGAGAAGCAGAACTGGAGGAACATGGCGTTAGAAATGGAGGACGCCAATGGAAAAAACTCCTCCGGCTCTTACCCTCCTCCCTCACCTCgaatctcctcctcctcctcccagccGGAGGAGTCGAGTATCCCCCCTCCGCCGGAGTCCCAACACTCCACTTTTCCCACGCTCCCTTGCCACGCTCGTCTCTACCTCCTCTCGCTGGAGGAGGCTTTGGCAAGTGAGGAGAAAGCAACGGTGAGCGACGACTCCACCGTGGTTACCAAAGCGGAGATGCATCAGCCTCCTGATATGCAGAAGTCAAGACGGGTGGGCGAGAGCAGCGGCGCCAGGGCTCGGCCTGATGATTTGGCTGTGTAA
- the sap18 gene encoding histone deacetylase complex subunit SAP18 yields MALESRVTQEEIKKESEKPIDREKTCPLLLRVFTTNNGRHHRQDEFARGNVPSSELQIYTWMDATLRELTSLVKEVYPEARKKGTHFSFAIVFPDLRGKVYRFKEIGNTVSGKKCADDSMTLQSQRFQIGDYLDIAITPPNRAQPLGPRMRPF; encoded by the exons ATGGCCCTTGAATCGCGTGTTACACAGGAAGAAATTAAGAAGGAATCCGAGAAGCCAATCGATAGAGAAAAG ACTTGTCCCCTTCTCCTGCGAGTTTTCACCACCAACAATGGCCGACACCACCGCCAAGATGAATTTGCCCGTGGCAATGTTCCCTCCAGTGAACTGCAGATATACACATG GATGGACGCTACACTGCGGGAGCTGACCAGCCTCGTGAAGGAAGTGTATCCAGAAGCCAGGAAAAAAGGAACCCATTTCAGCTTTGCCATCGTCTTCCCTGACCTCCGAGGGAAAGTGTATCG CTTTAAAGAGATTGGCAATACGGTGTCTGGCAAGAAGTGTGCTGACGACTCCATGACGCTGCAGTCTCAGCGCTTCCAGATTGGAGACTATCTCGACATAGCCATTACGCCTCCCAATAGAGCCCAACCCCTTGGACCACGCATGAGGCCTTTTTGA
- the rtraf gene encoding RNA transcription, translation and transport factor protein has product MFKRKLTALDYHSPSGFDCADETQFRNFVVWLEDQKIRHYKIEDRGNLRNIPSSDWPKAYQKYLQDVNCPFGAPERAEAVDWLLGLAVRYEYGDNVDKYRNCPSLEASSDSRATSDPLINLDSDSPDFKAGVLALANILKIQRHDDYLVMLKAVRILIQERLSPEAIAKASHSKEGVPVSLDKHNLGFDTGDAILNQAAQILRLLHIEELRELQTRINEAIVAVQAVIADPKTDHRLGKVGR; this is encoded by the exons ATGTTTAAGAGAAAACTGACTGCCTTAGACTATCACAGTCCGAGCGGATTTGACTGTGCAG ATGAAACTCAGTTCAGGAACTTTGTAGTGTGGCTGGAGGACCAGAAGATTCGGCACTACAAAATTGAAGATCGTGGCAACCTGCGAAACATCCCCAGTTCTGATTGGCCCAAAGCATACCAGAAG TACTTGCAGGACGTCAACTGTCCATTTGGAGCGCCTGAAAGAGCCGAGGCTGTAGATTGGCTGCTGGGCTTGGCGGTGCGATATGAATATGGAGACAATG TGGACAAATACAGAAACTGTCCATCATTGGAAGCCTCCAGCGATAGCAGAGCTACGTCAGACCCTCTCATCAACCTGGACA GTGACTCACCGGATTTCAAGGCGGGCGTGCTCGCCCTGGCCAACATCCTCAAGATACAGCGGCATGACGATTACCTGGTGATGCTCAAG GCTGTTCGAATCCTCATCCAAGAAAGGCTTTCACCAGAGGCTATCGCTAAAGCGAGCCACAGCAAAGAG GGTGTCCCAGTATCCTTAGACAAGCACAACCTGGGATTTGATACTGGTG ATGCCATACTCAACCAAGCAGCTCAGATTCTGCGTCTGCTGCACATCGAGGAGTTGAGGGAGCTTCAGACCAGGATCAACGAAGCCATCGTAGCAGTCCAAGCCGTCATTGCCGACCCCAAAACAGACCACAGGCTGGGCAAGGTCGGCAGATGA